In Candidatus Woesearchaeota archaeon, one genomic interval encodes:
- a CDS encoding 50S ribosomal protein L14e: MFEIGRVCVKLAGRDAGLKCVVVDVLEDRFVLIDGETRRRKCNILHLEPLSQVLKVEKNASHDDVAKAFKELGIELTATKPKQKTEKPKKLRGKEKGSLKEEKKPAKKEAKKPKAEKKAKEVSEEKAKSEK; the protein is encoded by the coding sequence ATGTTTGAAATCGGAAGAGTATGTGTGAAATTAGCTGGCAGGGATGCTGGCTTAAAGTGCGTTGTTGTAGATGTTCTGGAAGACAGGTTTGTGCTGATTGACGGCGAAACAAGAAGAAGAAAGTGCAATATACTTCATTTGGAGCCTTTGAGCCAGGTTTTAAAAGTAGAGAAAAATGCTTCGCATGACGATGTTGCTAAAGCATTCAAGGAATTAGGCATTGAATTAACAGCAACAAAGCCGAAGCAGAAAACAGAGAAGCCGAAGAAGCTAAGGGGAAAGGAAAAGGGATCATTGAAAGAAGAGAAGAAACCGGCTAAGAAAGAAGCTAAGAAGCCGAAGGCCGAGAAGAAAGCAAAAGAAGTATCTGAAGAAAAAGCCAAATCAGAAAAATAA
- a CDS encoding Bro-N domain-containing protein produces MDTNNALVAFQGKKIRRIWHNDEWWFSVVDVIGVLAESEDPRNYWKVLKHRLKEESSEVVTNCNQLKLPASDGKFYETDCANTQTIFRLIQSIPSKKAESFKLWLANVGYERVQEIEDPELAQKRMRDLYKAKGYSDAWIEKRVRGIAIRDELTDEWGKRGVKEDTEYAILTA; encoded by the coding sequence ATGGATACCAATAACGCATTAGTTGCCTTTCAAGGCAAGAAGATAAGAAGAATCTGGCATAATGATGAGTGGTGGTTTTCAGTAGTTGATGTTATTGGAGTTTTAGCTGAAAGTGAAGACCCAAGAAACTATTGGAAAGTGCTTAAACACAGATTGAAGGAGGAGAGCAGTGAGGTGGTTACAAATTGTAACCAACTGAAATTACCTGCATCTGATGGCAAGTTCTATGAGACTGACTGCGCAAATACGCAGACAATATTCCGCTTAATCCAGTCAATCCCTTCTAAAAAAGCAGAGTCGTTTAAGCTTTGGTTAGCAAATGTAGGCTATGAAAGAGTGCAGGAAATAGAAGATCCTGAGCTGGCGCAAAAGCGCATGAGAGACCTTTACAAGGCAAAAGGCTATTCAGATGCGTGGATCGAAAAGCGAGTCAGAGGCATAGCAATAAGGGACGAGCTTACGGATGAATGGGGAAAAAGAGGGGTTAAGGAAGATACAGAATACGCAATACTTACAGCATAA
- a CDS encoding 50S ribosomal protein L34e gives MTIREGKTKSRTFRRVFVKTPGGKTVIHYEKRKPSKAHCANCGSVLSGVPRERPFKMMKMGKTEKRPERPYGGMLCSKCMRLKIKESIKE, from the coding sequence ATGACAATAAGAGAAGGAAAAACAAAGTCAAGGACTTTCAGAAGGGTTTTTGTAAAGACACCCGGCGGAAAGACAGTTATTCATTATGAAAAGAGAAAGCCGTCAAAGGCGCATTGCGCTAATTGCGGGTCTGTTCTGAGCGGTGTTCCAAGAGAGCGGCCTTTTAAAATGATGAAGATGGGGAAAACAGAGAAAAGGCCTGAAAGGCCGTATGGCGGAATGCTTTGCTCGAAATGCATGCGATTAAAGATAAAAGAATCAATTAAAGAATAA
- a CDS encoding phenylalanine--tRNA ligase subunit beta, producing the protein MPTINFSFKDLQKLAGKKISVEELSKFIEYGKGELKSYDEKEDEASVDFDDTNLPYLWSAEGIARLIKGISGKEKGIPKLKIEKSNYKLIVDRSVNKVRPYISAFVAKGYKVDDYLLKQIMQLQEKLCETYGKKRQKIAVGLYSYKKITFPVIYKATDPESIKFIPLDFRKEMTQSEILEEHPKGKEYASILKDFSKYPILIDTKKEVLSFPPIINSSLTGKVEIGEEDLFFECTGTDLDSVNLAANIFAQAFYERGFKLYSVNIKYPNKAIKTPFMFNETIKIKKEQVKELLGLDLKDSEVKNLAEKAGYNFKGYKIEIPCYRKDILHPVDVIEDLAVMYGYDRIGEENLKSYTAGSTKEIINFIDRIREIIIGLGYQEIMSPLLSNKEVLYEKMNIKDFGTVELENYMSENYSAVRSWLLPILMEVLAKNKHIDYPQKIFEQGIVTVRNKEEIKDYERIAVLAAHDKADFTEIKQVFDNVFRCLGLQYVTEDADHSSFIEGRAGRISVNGIAVAYIGELHPAVLSNFNLEMPVVGFELNITDLFEAMKNKKE; encoded by the coding sequence ATGCCAACAATAAATTTTTCATTCAAGGACTTGCAGAAGCTTGCCGGAAAAAAGATATCTGTAGAGGAACTTTCAAAATTCATAGAATACGGAAAAGGCGAGCTTAAAAGCTATGATGAAAAAGAAGATGAAGCTTCAGTTGATTTTGATGACACCAATCTGCCTTATTTGTGGAGTGCAGAGGGCATTGCAAGGCTGATTAAGGGGATTTCAGGAAAAGAAAAAGGAATTCCAAAATTAAAAATTGAAAAATCAAATTATAAATTAATTGTTGACAGAAGCGTCAACAAGGTAAGGCCTTATATCTCTGCATTCGTTGCAAAAGGATACAAGGTTGATGATTACCTTCTTAAGCAGATAATGCAGTTGCAGGAAAAGCTCTGCGAAACTTACGGCAAGAAAAGGCAGAAAATTGCAGTTGGCCTTTATTCATATAAAAAGATAACATTCCCGGTGATTTACAAGGCAACTGATCCTGAAAGCATAAAATTCATTCCTCTTGACTTCAGAAAAGAGATGACGCAGAGCGAAATATTGGAAGAGCATCCAAAAGGAAAGGAATATGCATCGATTCTAAAGGATTTTTCAAAATATCCGATTTTAATTGACACTAAGAAAGAGGTTTTAAGTTTTCCTCCGATAATAAATTCCTCGCTTACAGGCAAGGTTGAAATCGGAGAAGAAGATTTGTTCTTTGAATGCACAGGCACAGACCTTGATTCAGTTAATCTGGCTGCAAACATATTCGCCCAGGCATTTTATGAGCGCGGATTTAAGCTCTATTCTGTGAATATAAAATATCCTAATAAAGCAATAAAAACTCCGTTTATGTTTAATGAAACAATAAAGATAAAGAAAGAGCAGGTAAAAGAATTGCTTGGCCTGGATTTAAAAGACAGCGAAGTTAAAAATTTAGCAGAGAAAGCAGGCTATAATTTCAAAGGGTATAAAATAGAAATCCCGTGCTATAGAAAAGACATTCTTCATCCTGTTGATGTTATTGAAGACCTTGCTGTCATGTATGGCTATGACAGGATCGGCGAAGAGAATCTTAAAAGCTATACAGCCGGCTCCACAAAAGAAATAATAAATTTCATTGACAGGATAAGGGAGATCATAATTGGTCTTGGTTATCAGGAAATAATGAGCCCTTTATTGTCAAACAAGGAAGTTCTTTATGAGAAGATGAACATCAAGGATTTCGGGACAGTTGAGCTTGAAAATTACATGTCTGAAAATTACTCTGCTGTCAGAAGCTGGCTGCTGCCGATTTTGATGGAGGTTTTAGCTAAGAATAAGCATATTGATTACCCGCAGAAGATCTTTGAGCAGGGCATTGTAACTGTGAGAAACAAAGAAGAGATAAAAGATTATGAAAGGATCGCAGTTTTAGCTGCCCATGACAAGGCAGATTTCACAGAGATAAAGCAGGTTTTTGATAATGTATTTAGATGCCTCGGCTTGCAGTACGTTACTGAGGATGCTGATCATTCTTCTTTTATCGAAGGCAGAGCGGGCAGGATATCTGTCAATGGCATTGCTGTTGCTTATATTGGAGAGCTGCATCCTGCTGTATTGAGCAACTTCAATCTGGAAATGCCTGTTGTCGGGTTTGAGCTTAATATTACTGATCTGTTTGAAGCGATGAAAAATAAAAAAGAATAA